From Quercus lobata isolate SW786 chromosome 1, ValleyOak3.0 Primary Assembly, whole genome shotgun sequence, one genomic window encodes:
- the LOC115988290 gene encoding uncharacterized protein LOC115988290, protein MVGVSMEVDITNEQNTCLALNDLPLPEHFSKREQFRDAGNDAAILADCLPTPESHIEMTIIDDFSVANHESTELTMEQRDGEADTRVHNPTCSQSISVTLSWISPTKTEHNLCSLHRNKVLNTSFTMAPRLGYGNLESDMY, encoded by the exons ATGGTTGGAGTTTCAATGGAGGTAGATATtacaaatgaacaaaatacatGTTTGGCCTTGAATGATCTGCCTTTACCAGAGCATTTTTCAAAGAGAGAACAATTTAGGGATGCTGGCAATGATGCAGCTATACTTGCTGATTGCCTTCCAACTCCAGAGTCTCATATTGAGATGACTATTATAGATGATTTTTCTGTTGCAAATCATGAGTCAACAGAGCTCACAATGGAGCAAAGGGACGGAGAAGCTGATACTAGGGTTCATAATCCAACTTGCAGTCAATCTATATCAG TTACATTGTCTTGGATTTCTCCAACTAAAACTGAACACAATTTATGCTCACTCCATCGAAACAAGGTTCTCAACACTTCCTTCACAATGGCTCCCCGGTTGGGATACGGTAATCTTGAATCTGACATGTATTAA